The Acinonyx jubatus isolate Ajub_Pintada_27869175 chromosome E3, VMU_Ajub_asm_v1.0, whole genome shotgun sequence genome has a window encoding:
- the ELN gene encoding elastin isoform X10: protein MAGLRTAALRPGVLLLLLSIVHPSQPGGVPGAVPGGVPGGVYYPGAGLGGLGGGALGPGGKPPKPGAGLLGAFGPGLGAFPAGTYPGALVPGGVAGAAAAYKAAAKAGAGLGGVGGIGGVGGLGVSTGAVVPQPGAGVGVGVGGKPGKVPGVGLPGVYPGGVLPGTGGGGAFAGIPGVGPFGGQQPGVPLGYPIKAPKLPGYGPGGVAGAAGKAGYPTGTGVGPQAAAAAAKAAKYAGAGGAGVLPGVGGGGIPGGAGAIPGIGGIAGAGTPAAAAAAAKAAAKAAKFGAAGGVVPGGPGFVPGVGVPGVGVPGVGVPGVGVPGVGVPGVGVPGVGVPGVGVPGVGVPGAVSPAAAAKAAAKAAKYGARAGVGVGGIPTFGIGAGGFPGYGVGAGVGAVPGAVPGAGLSPAAAQAAAAAQAAAAAKAAKYGAGGVGGLGGLVPGIGDGVAGVPGIGGVPGVGTPAAAAAKAAAKAAQFGLGPGIGVAPGVAPGVAPGVAPGIGPGIGIGPGGVIGVGTPAAAKAAAKAAAKAQYRAAAGLPAGVPGFGVGAGVPGFGVGAGVPGFGAGVGVPGFGAVPGSLAAAKAAKYGAAGVGALGGVGVPGGVVGAGPAASAAAAKAAAKAAQFGLGGAGALGVGGLGAGGAIPGVGGFGGVSPAAAAKAAKYGVAARPGFGLSPIYPGGACLGKSCGRKRK, encoded by the exons GGGTTCCAGGGGCTGTTCCCGGTGGAGTTCCCGGAGGCGTCTACTACCCAG GGGCTGGTCTCGGAGGTCTGGGAGGAGGAG CTCTGGGGCCAGGAGGCAAACCACCCAAGCCAG GGGCCGGACTCCTGGGGGCGTTTGGACCAG GGCTCGGGGCCTTTCCTGCAGGCACCTACCCGGGGGCTCTGGTGCCCGGCGGAGTGGCAGGTGCTGCCGCGGCCTATAAAGCAGCTGCCAAGGCTG GCGCTGGGCTTGGCGGCGTCGGTGGCATCGGCGGGGTCGGCGGCTTAGGAGTGTCTACAG GTGCAGTGGTGCCTCAGCCTGGAGCTGGAGTCGGAGTCGGAGTCGGAGGGAAGCCTGGGAAAGTGCCCG GTGTGGGCCTGCCAGGTGTCTACCCAGGTGGAGTGCTCCCAGGCACAG GCGGAGGCGGAGCTTTTGCTGGAATCCCAG GAGTTGGACCCTTTGGGGGCCAGCAGCCTGGAGTCCCGCTGGGGTACCCCATCAAGGCTCCCAAGCTGCCAG GCTATGGGCCAGGAGGAGTGGCTGGTGCTGCGGGCAAGGCTGGGTACCCAACAGGGACAG GGGTCGGCCCCCAGGCTGCAGCAGCGGCAGCTAAAGCAGCTAAGTACG CAGGTGCTGGAGGAGCCGGGGTTCTCCCTGGTGTTGGAGGTGGCGGCATTCCTGGTGGGGCCGGCGCAATTCCTGGGATTGGAGGCATCGCAG GGGCAGGgactcctgctgctgctgctgctgctgctaaagCCGCCGCTAAGGCAGCTAAATTCG GAGCTGCCGGAGGCGTGGTGCCTGGTGGGCCAGGCTTTGTCCCGGGAGTTGGAGTCCCAGGTGTTGGGGTCCCAGGTGTTGGCGTTCCAGGTGTTGGGGTCCCAGGTGTTGGCGTTCCAGGTGTTGGAGTTCCAGGTGTTGGGGTCCCAGGTGTTGGAGTCCCAGGTGTTGGAGTCCCAG GAGCTGTGTCACCAGCTGCAGCCGCCAAAGCAGCCGCCAAAGCAGCCAAATACG GGGCCAGAGCGGGAGTGGGAGTTGGAGGCATTCCCACTTTCGGGATTGGCGCCGGGGGCTTTCCTGGTTACGGTGTTGGAGCTGGAGTGGGCGCTGTCCCTGGAGCTGTCCCTGGAGCTGGCCTTTCCC CAGCCGCTGCCCAGGCAGCAGCCGCAGCTCAGGCAGCAGCAGCCGCCAAGGCGGCCAAGTACG GTGCTGGAGGGGTCGGAGGCTTGGGCGGGCTGGTGCCAGGCATCGGAGACGGAGTAGCAGGCGTGCCAGGCATAGGAGGGGTGCCAG GAGTGGGGACCCCGGCCGCCGCAGCCGCCAAAGCCGCTGCCAAAGCCGCCCAGTTTG GTTTAGGCCCTGGAATTGGCGTGGCTCCCGGCGTGGCTCCCGGCGTGGCTCCCGGCGTGGCTCCCGGCATTGGCCCCGGCATTGGCATTGGCCCCGGTGGTGTTATAG GAGTGGGGACCCCAGCTGCAGCCAAAGCCGCTGCTAAAGCGGCCGCCAAAGCCCAGTACC gGGCTGCAGCTGGGCTTCCTGCTGGTGTTCCTGGCTTTGGAGTTGGTGCCGGCGTTCCTGGCTTTGGAGTTGGTGCTGGCGTTCCTGGCTTTGGAGCTGGCGTTGGCGTTCCTGGCTTTGGGGCAG tGCCTGGATCCCTGGCTGCcgctaaagcagcaaaatatg gagctgcaggggtgggggctctTGGCGGAGTAGGTGTCCCAGGCGGTGTGGTAG GAGCCGGACCTGCTGCCTCAGCTGCTGCCGCCAAAGCTGCTGCCAAAGCTGCCCAGTTTG GCCTCGGGGGAGCCGGAGCCCTGGGAGTTGGGGGGCTCGGAGCTGGCGGAGCCATCCCAGGGGTTGGGGGCTTTGGAG GTGTGTCCCCAGCTGCAGCTGCTAAAGCAGCCAAATATG GAGTTGCGGCAAGACCGGGCTTTGGACTGTCTCCCATTTACCCAG GTGGGGCCTGCCTGGGGAAATCCTGTGGCCGGAAGAGAAAGTGA
- the ELN gene encoding elastin isoform X9 translates to MAGLRTAALRPGVLLLLLSIVHPSQPGGVPGAVPGGVPGGVYYPGAGLGGLGGGALGPGGKPPKPGAGLLGAFGPGLGAFPAGTYPGALVPGGVAGAAAAYKAAAKAGAGLGGVGGIGGVGGLGVSTGAVVPQPGAGVGVGVGGKPGKVPGVGLPGVYPGGVLPGTGGGGAFAGIPGVGPFGGQQPGVPLGYPIKAPKLPGGYGLPYSTGKLPYGYGPGGVAGAAGKAGYPTGTGVGPQAAAAAAKAAKYAGAGGAGVLPGVGGGGIPGGAGAIPGIGGIAGAGTPAAAAAAAKAAAKAAKFGAAGGVVPGGPGFVPGVGVPGVGVPGVGVPGVGVPGVGVPGVGVPGVGVPGVGVPGVGVPGAVSPAAAAKAAAKAAKYGARAGVGVGGIPTFGIGAGGFPGYGVGAGVGAVPGAVPGAGLSPAAAQAAAAAQAAAAAKAAKYGAGGVGGLGGLVPGIGDGVAGVPGIGGVPGVGTPAAAAAKAAAKAAQFGLGPGIGVAPGVAPGVAPGVAPGIGPGIGIGPGGVIGVGTPAAAKAAAKAAAKAQYRAAAGLPAGVPGFGVGAGVPGFGVGAGVPGFGAGVGVPGFGAVPGSLAAAKAAKYGAAGVGALGGVGVPGGVVGAGPAASAAAAKAAAKAAQFGLGGAGALGVGGLGAGGAIPGVGGFGGVSPAAAAKAAKYGVAARPGFGLSPIYPGGACLGKSCGRKRK, encoded by the exons GGGTTCCAGGGGCTGTTCCCGGTGGAGTTCCCGGAGGCGTCTACTACCCAG GGGCTGGTCTCGGAGGTCTGGGAGGAGGAG CTCTGGGGCCAGGAGGCAAACCACCCAAGCCAG GGGCCGGACTCCTGGGGGCGTTTGGACCAG GGCTCGGGGCCTTTCCTGCAGGCACCTACCCGGGGGCTCTGGTGCCCGGCGGAGTGGCAGGTGCTGCCGCGGCCTATAAAGCAGCTGCCAAGGCTG GCGCTGGGCTTGGCGGCGTCGGTGGCATCGGCGGGGTCGGCGGCTTAGGAGTGTCTACAG GTGCAGTGGTGCCTCAGCCTGGAGCTGGAGTCGGAGTCGGAGTCGGAGGGAAGCCTGGGAAAGTGCCCG GTGTGGGCCTGCCAGGTGTCTACCCAGGTGGAGTGCTCCCAGGCACAG GCGGAGGCGGAGCTTTTGCTGGAATCCCAG GAGTTGGACCCTTTGGGGGCCAGCAGCCTGGAGTCCCGCTGGGGTACCCCATCAAGGCTCCCAAGCTGCCAG GTGGCTACGGACTGCCCTACAGCACTGGGAAACTGCCCTATG GCTATGGGCCAGGAGGAGTGGCTGGTGCTGCGGGCAAGGCTGGGTACCCAACAGGGACAG GGGTCGGCCCCCAGGCTGCAGCAGCGGCAGCTAAAGCAGCTAAGTACG CAGGTGCTGGAGGAGCCGGGGTTCTCCCTGGTGTTGGAGGTGGCGGCATTCCTGGTGGGGCCGGCGCAATTCCTGGGATTGGAGGCATCGCAG GGGCAGGgactcctgctgctgctgctgctgctgctaaagCCGCCGCTAAGGCAGCTAAATTCG GAGCTGCCGGAGGCGTGGTGCCTGGTGGGCCAGGCTTTGTCCCGGGAGTTGGAGTCCCAGGTGTTGGGGTCCCAGGTGTTGGCGTTCCAGGTGTTGGGGTCCCAGGTGTTGGCGTTCCAGGTGTTGGAGTTCCAGGTGTTGGGGTCCCAGGTGTTGGAGTCCCAGGTGTTGGAGTCCCAG GAGCTGTGTCACCAGCTGCAGCCGCCAAAGCAGCCGCCAAAGCAGCCAAATACG GGGCCAGAGCGGGAGTGGGAGTTGGAGGCATTCCCACTTTCGGGATTGGCGCCGGGGGCTTTCCTGGTTACGGTGTTGGAGCTGGAGTGGGCGCTGTCCCTGGAGCTGTCCCTGGAGCTGGCCTTTCCC CAGCCGCTGCCCAGGCAGCAGCCGCAGCTCAGGCAGCAGCAGCCGCCAAGGCGGCCAAGTACG GTGCTGGAGGGGTCGGAGGCTTGGGCGGGCTGGTGCCAGGCATCGGAGACGGAGTAGCAGGCGTGCCAGGCATAGGAGGGGTGCCAG GAGTGGGGACCCCGGCCGCCGCAGCCGCCAAAGCCGCTGCCAAAGCCGCCCAGTTTG GTTTAGGCCCTGGAATTGGCGTGGCTCCCGGCGTGGCTCCCGGCGTGGCTCCCGGCGTGGCTCCCGGCATTGGCCCCGGCATTGGCATTGGCCCCGGTGGTGTTATAG GAGTGGGGACCCCAGCTGCAGCCAAAGCCGCTGCTAAAGCGGCCGCCAAAGCCCAGTACC gGGCTGCAGCTGGGCTTCCTGCTGGTGTTCCTGGCTTTGGAGTTGGTGCCGGCGTTCCTGGCTTTGGAGTTGGTGCTGGCGTTCCTGGCTTTGGAGCTGGCGTTGGCGTTCCTGGCTTTGGGGCAG tGCCTGGATCCCTGGCTGCcgctaaagcagcaaaatatg gagctgcaggggtgggggctctTGGCGGAGTAGGTGTCCCAGGCGGTGTGGTAG GAGCCGGACCTGCTGCCTCAGCTGCTGCCGCCAAAGCTGCTGCCAAAGCTGCCCAGTTTG GCCTCGGGGGAGCCGGAGCCCTGGGAGTTGGGGGGCTCGGAGCTGGCGGAGCCATCCCAGGGGTTGGGGGCTTTGGAG GTGTGTCCCCAGCTGCAGCTGCTAAAGCAGCCAAATATG GAGTTGCGGCAAGACCGGGCTTTGGACTGTCTCCCATTTACCCAG GTGGGGCCTGCCTGGGGAAATCCTGTGGCCGGAAGAGAAAGTGA